A window of Candidatus Ozemobacteraceae bacterium genomic DNA:
GCGGCAGCTTCCTGCTGAAGCGGCAGGTGCAGGCGCGAACCCTCGAACTCAAACAGGCCAACGAGCAGATGATCGTCATGGACCGCATCCTGCGCGACACCGCGACGCGGCTCGACGTCGATGCCGTCATCGTCAACGCGCTCAACGGCGTCCGCGATCTGACAGGCATCGACGGCGGCCTGCTGTGCCTCACGAATCGCGACACCGACGAGCTCGAGCTGCGCGTCATCGTCAACGCCCCGGAAGGCCTCGAGAACATGTTGAAGGCAAAGCCGGTCCATCTCGGGGAAGGCCTGCTTGGGGTTGCGGCTCAGCTTCACGAGCCGTCCGTCTTCGAGGAGAACGCGTCGGAGCACCCCCTCGTGACGCGGGAAGAGTTTCGCCGGAGCGGCATCCGCCTGTTTGCCGCGTTTCCCCTGAAGGCGAGGGAGGGCACCGTCGGCGTCCTCTGCGTTTTTTCGCGCACGATCGCCCGGCTCGATCCGATGAAGCGGAACCTGGTCTGGGACATCTGCGGACCGCTGGCCCTCGCGGTGGAGAACGCGCGCCTGTACGACCAGGTGCGCCGTCACTCCGAGGAGCTCGAACGGCGCGTCGTCGAACGGACCTCGGAACTGCAGTCCGCGATGGAGCAGGCACGCGCGGCGGATCGCATCAAATCGGCTTTCCTGGCGACCATGTCGCATGAGCTCCGGACGCCGCTCAACTCGATCATCGGGTTCACCGGCATCCTCCTGCAGGGCCTCGCCGGACCGTTGAACGAGGAGCAGACGAAACAGATGACCATGGTGCAGGTGAGCTCGCGGCATCTGCTCGATCTGATCAACGACGTTCTCGACATCTCGAAGATCGAGGCCGGTCAGTTGAAGCTCTCGCCGACGCGCTTCGATCCGATGGTCTCCCTGGAGAAAACGGTCAGGATGATGCATCCGGCGGCAGAGAAGAAGGGACTCGATCTCAGGCTGGAAACGGCCGGCGAACTGTTCGAGGTGACGGCCGACCAGCGCCGGTTCGAGCAGATTCTGCTCAATATCGTCAATAATGCGGTAAAATACTCCGAGCGGGGCAGCGTCGTGATCCGGTGCCGGGCCATCGATGGCGACACCCTGACGGTGGCTGTTTCCGACACCGGCATCGGCATCGCCGGGGAGGATCTTGAACGGCTGTTTCAGCCGTTTCAGCAGGTCGATTCCGGGCTGACGAGAAAGTTCGAAGGTACCGGCCTCGGCCTTTCGATATCCAGAAAACTGCTGGAGCTGATGGGCGGGACGATCGACGTCGAGAGCGAGCCGGGCCGCGGCAGCACCTTCACCATTCGTCTGCCTCGGCTGCCAAAGGAGAGGGGATGAGCCGAAAATTGCTGATCATCGAGGACAACGAGCAGAATCTCTACCTGATGCAGTTCCTGCTGGAAAAACGAGGCTTCGAGACCGTCGGCGTCAGGAACGGGCGGGATGCCGTGAAGACTGCGCTGGAGCTTGCGCCTGCTGCTATATTATTAGATATACAACTTCCGGGAATGGACGGATACGCCGTCGCCGCGGAACTGAAAAAACATGCTGAGCTGGACGGAATTCCCATCATCGCCGTGACGTCGTATGCCATGGTCGGGGACCGGGAGACCATTCTCGCGGCGGGGGCAACGGGATACATCGAAAAACCGATCGATCCTGAAACCTTCGTGAGCGAGATCAGCGCCTTCCTGTCCGAACGCCGTCGGGGAGAGTAAGCCGTGAAGATACTGATCGTTGATGACAGAGAGGACGGAAGATACCTTCTCGAAGCCCTTCTCGCGGGAAACGGGTACGAGGTCGAGAGCGCGGCAAACGGCAGGGATGCTCTCGGAAAACTCCGTGCGGGCGGAATCGACGCGATCGTCAGCGATATTCTGATGCCGGTCATGGACGGGTTCCAATTCTGCCAGACGGTGAAAGCCGACGCGGCGCTCGGGAGGATTCCCTTCGTCTTCTATACTGCAACATATACAAGCCCGCAGGACGAGGCGTTCGCCCTCAGGCTCGGTGCCGACCTGTTCCTTCGGAAACCGACCGAGCCCGATGAGCTCCTGGCGAAGATACGGAACGTCATCCGGAAGGAGGCGCTTCCCGCGAAAACGGCGCCTTCCGCTTCGGAAGAGGACGTGCTCAGGCTGTATAACGAGCGGCTTGTTCACAAGCTCGAGCAGAAGATGCTCGAGGCCGAATTGTCGGCGCGGGACCTCGAGGAGGAAAAACGGCGCTTCAAGAGACTCGTCGACGAACTTCCGATCGGCGTGATCCTGCTCGACCGGAACGGTGCCTTCAGGTATGTGAACCCGCGTTTCGTCGCACTCTTCGGGTATGCGCTGGAAGAACTCCCTGATCTGGCCGCCTGGCGTCTGAAGGCGTATCCGGATGCCGGGTACCGCGAGAACGTCACGAGGCGCTGGCAGGAAGCCAAGGCTTCCGGCTGTCAGCCGGAAAGCTGGATGGTGCGGATCAAATGCCGGGACGGGGCGATCAGGCAGGTGCGGATTCATCCATCGTTTCTCGATAACGGCGACCAGGTCGTCACGTTCGTCGACGTTTCCGACCAGGTGCGCATGGAGGAGAATCTCAGGCAGGCCCAGAAGATGGAGGCCATCGCCACACTGGCGGGCGGGATCGCTCACGATTTCAACAATCTGCTTGCGGCGATCATGGGCTTTGCCGAACTTGCCGCACACGAGATCCCTCCCGGAAGCCCCGCGGCCAAACATCTGGGCGGGATCCTGCCGGCCGCCGAGCGCGCGAAACAGCTCGTCGGGAAGATTCTTGCGTTCAGCCGCCAGTCTGAACAGGAACGCGTGCCGCTCGCCCTCCATCTGGTGGTCGAAGAGGTTCTCTCCTTCCTGCGCTCGGCTCTGCCGGCGACGATCGAAATTCGCCCGGAAATCGATCGCGATTGCGTGGCGTTCGCCGACGCGACCCAGATTCACCAGGTCGTGATGAATCTCTGCACCAACGCCTTTCACGCGATGAAAGAACGGGGCGGGGTGTTGCACGTGGCTCTGAAGCGGGTGACGCTTTCCCCGGAACAGGCGAAGCTGCTTCCCGGCCTGGCCCCGGGCGAGTATGCGAAACTGACAATACGGGATACCGGTTGCGGAATGACGCCTGAAATATTGTCTAAAATATATAATCCTTACTTCACGACCAAGAGCGAGGGCGAGGGAACCGGACTGGGGTTGTCGATCTCGCACGGCATCATTGAAAGTCATCTCGGTGCGATCGACGTCGCCAGCGAACCGGGGGTCGGCACCACCTTCGACGTGTATCTCCCGCAGATGGAGTCTCGACCCGAAACATTCGGAGACGCCGGCGAAGAGCCGATTCCATGCGGCTGCGAGAGGATTCTCTTCGTCGACGACGATGCCGGCCTGACATTCCTCGTGCGGGAAATGCTCCGGCTACAGGGATATCAGGTTGAAACCTGCACGACCGGCGCGGCCGCCCTCGAGTTCATCCGATCCGATCCCCGGGCCATCGACCTAGTCATCACCGACCTCTTCATGCCGCAGATGACGGGATACGAGCTGGCTGCGGAGATTCTGCGCCTGCGAAACGATATGCCCCTCATCCTCTGCTCGGGAACCGCCACGGCCCAGGTGGCGAGCAAAGCCGAAGCGTGCGGGTTCAGGGAGTTCATAAGCAAACCCTTTACCAGACGCGATCTCGCCGCAGCCGTCCGCCGGGTGTTGGATCACCTGCGGTGAATTGAAATAAAGTTCATTCAGGGCAAAGCCGGGCGAAATTGCGAGAAAACGCGAGATAACGGCCTGTTATGAGCTGAAAACGTTCTCCTGTCGGATTACAGATATGCCATCGTTGTGACGAAGGTAATTATAGAAGTAAGGGAAACCGGATAGCCCGCCCTGCACCCGGGCGGGATCGACGAAAAGAACGGCCGGTTTCACGACAGGAGGCGAAGGCCATGCTCGTCAAGAATGTTGTGGCTTCCATGGCTCCCAAGGTCGCGACGCAGGAAAAGACGGCGCAGGAGCAGAAGGCCGGCGACTTCCGTTCGGTTCTCGACGCGGCCGCCGCGGGGGAAGCGAAGACATCCGAAGAGACGGTTCAGCCGGACGCGGCTGGCCTGGCGGATGTCGCCCCGAAGGCGGAATCTTCCGACTCCGACTCCGACTGCAGCGGATGCCGGAAAGAAAAGGGTGCGGACCCGATCGTTGGTACCGCGGAATCTTCAGAGGCCTCGGCGACAAAAAGTGGTGGGTATGCAATCTACTTCTCGTGGTATGTGCGGGTTGCGGACGACGTGGGAAAGGTCGAATCTCCGGCGGTTCGCCTGTTCCACGACGTCGCGGAACGGATCTCGGACGTCTTTCTGAACGGAAGCGGATGGCGCGGCAATCCTGTCCAGGCCCTGCTGGCCGGAACCGAATCCGTCGTTCGGAACGACGCGGGTCAGGTCGGCTCCTACCTCGGCTCGCTGCTCGAATCGGCGAAAACCGGTCTCCAGTCGCTCGTCCAGTCGCTCAACAACGGCCCGTTCTGGCCGGGAAGCACCTCTTCATCATCCGCTTCCAGGTCCGCGTTCTCGAGCGTGGCTGATACGGCATTCGACACATCGTATATGACGAACATCGCTCTCGCGAAGCTCCAGTACGGCGGCAGATCGGGGAACGGCATCGGCGGGAATCTGAGCGGGCTGGGAAGCCTGAGCGGCCTGGGGGGCTCGGCATCGTCGATCGTCTCCGAGTTGATGAGCGGTTCCGGCCTGACTCCCGGTGCGTCGATGACGAAGCCCCTGCCGAGAAACGTCATGGGCGGGCAGATCGTGATGATTTCGAACAAGAAAGAGACGGCATCTTCCGAAACATCACCGGATATCGGGACGGACGAAGCTGCGCGACGGTTCCTCGAAGCGTTCAAGGTGTTCGTTGAATCGATGAGGCGCGAAGAGTCGCAGAAACTGGCTGCAGAACCCGAAACGAAGACAGACGCTGAAAGCGATGCGGTGAAGGACGGCGCGCCGGAAGAGGCGCAGGACGCACCTGCAGACACGATCACGGCCTGAACCGCAGCAAACAGCTCGATGACCGCCGGTTTTCATAGAACGTCCAGAGGCAGACAGCCACCAGATACGGCAGACAGAAAGGGATGTGGGATACGGCAGGCAGCTATTCTCAGGTGAACAGCGGAGCATTCCTCGGCCGACTCACGGCGACACGTCACTGCAACACGTCACTCCATCATGTCATCGGACCAGGTATCGGAAACGACGCACTCCCGGCCGCGCTTCGGCGGTAAGTCCGCGGAACTCCTGTAAAATACAGGGTCCGCGGATTTTTCTTTCGCGGCATCTGCGGTTCATCGAAGCTGTGCGCTGAATCGCTACGATGTGTGCCCTCCTTGCGCATCACTTGCCGAACGTGCCGGGTCGCTGGTAACGTATCCGTAGAGAAGCGACAACCGCGTGAATGAGGATTTCCGATGCTGCATGCGCCGGAGATCGATCCTGCAAGAGAGAGGTTCGACGATGAGAAGGCTGTCATGCGCCGTGACGTGTTCTTTGATGGTGATAGCTATACACATCTGCTGCTGTGCGTTGCCGGGGGAACAGGAACTTCGGGACCTGACCGAAAAGGCGATGTCGTTTGCCGGCCGGGGCCGGTTCGGCGAGGCCATTCCTCTCCTCGAACAGGCTGTTCGCTCATGCGGGACCGTGTACGGAGAGGAAAGCCTCGAGGCTGCCGCCCAGCTGAATCTTCTCGCCACGATGTATGCAAACGGCAGACGATTTTCCGAAGCCGAATCGGCGCACCGGCGAGCCCTGGACATGATGGTCACGAAGCTGGGGAATGACCACCCGATCGTTGCCTCGGTCATGTGCAATATGGGTGATTCGCTCAGGAAAGGATCGGATTATGCCGGCGCCGAGCCTCTCTATAAAAAAGCTCTCGCTATTCAAGAGAACGTCTTCGGCAAGGAACGGCCTGAGGTGGCGATCACGCTGAATAGCCTGGGCCTTCTCTACCAGGAACAGGGCAAATCCGACCTCGCCGAACCCCTCTTCAGGCGGGCCCTCGATATTCGTGAACGTGCCTTCGGCAAAGATCATCCGAAGGTGGCGGAAAGCGTGAACAATCTGGCCGTGGCGTATGTCTCCCTCGGCAGATATGACGAGGCCGAGCCCCTCTACCTGCGCACCCTCGAAACGGACGAGAAGCTTCTGGGCAAAGACCACCCGACCATCGTGGCCGACCTGAACGAACTGGCCGAACTCTATCGCGCCTGGGGAAAGTTCGCGCAGGCGGAGCCACTCTGCCGACGCGCCGGGGAAATCTGCGAAAAAACGCTCGGGAAAAATCACCCCGAAACGGCCGTCAGCATGACCGTCCTGGCCAAACTGGATCTCGAGCTGGGCAAGTATTCCGAGGCCGAGAACCTTCAAAAGCGGGTTCTGGAAATGAACCGATCGGCCTTCGGGCCCGACCATCCCACCACGGCCGCCGCGATCGGCAACCTCGGCAGCATATACGACGCCCAGGGGAAGTATTTCGAAGCCGCCGATGAATTCAGAAAAGCCTTGCGTATCATCGAGAAAATCCTCGGGCCCGCCCATCCGCATGTGGCAACCGTGATGGGAAACCTCAGCTCCGTCTGCAAGAGCATGGGAAAATACCGCGAGGCCGAGCAACTCGCTCTGCAGACGCTGGCGATCCGTGAAAAGGCTTTCGGAAAAGAACATCCCGACGTGGCGGGAACCTTGAACAACCTGGCGTTCCTCTACGCCGTGCAGGGAAAGTATTCGGAGGCGGAACCCCTCTACAAAAGAGCCCTCGAAATCAGCGAAAAGGTCCTCGGCCGCGAAAAAGTCGCGATCTGCCTGAATAACCTGGCGGGATTGTACCGCGACCAGGGAAAGATGGCCGAAGCGGAACCGCTCTATCTGCGCGCCCTTGAAATACGTGAGCATATATATGGAAAAGAACATCCGGCCGTCGCGGTCAGTCTGAACAACCTGGCCGAGGTGAACGAGGCGCAGAGCGAACAGCTGTATCTGAGGGCGCTGGCCATTCTCGAGAAAGCCCTTGGCGCCGATCATCCCAACGTGGCGACGGCCCTGGGCAACCTGTCCAACCTCTGCCGCCTGCAGAAACGGTATGCGGAAGCCGAAGCGTTTCAGAAGCGTGCCCTGGAAATCCGGGAAAAAGCTCTTGGCAGTGACAGTGCCGACGTGGCCACGAGCCTGAACAGCCTGGCAATGCTCTACGCCGAACAGGGAAAATTCGAGCTGGCCGAGTCGCTTTTCACCAGGGCACTGCGTATCTGGGAAAACGTTCTCGGCGGTGATCATCCGACCGTCGCGCTGACCCTGAATCATCTGGCGGCCTTGAAGAAGGATCAACAAAACTACCCTGCGGCCCTGGACTTTTTTATCCGCGGAATTCAAGCCCTGGAGCGATCTTCACAGCTCGCCGGCGGCGAGGACTTTTCCGGGAAATTCCGCCAGGACCAGGCATCCAACACCAGCCTGTTTTTGAGCGCCGTCGCTTCGTATCGAAAAGAAACGCCGGATGACGCCGGACTATACCTGGCGCAGGGCTTCAGGGCGACCGAGTATTCCCGGTCCAGGGCCTTTCTCGACCAGATGGCAAAAGCCTCCGCTGAAAAGATGAGCGGCATTACCGAGGACGACCTGCAACGGCTTCGCAGTCTCGATTTCCGTCTGCGGACCCTGCAGGAAGCGAAAGCCAGGGAAGTGATGAAGTCCCTGAAAGATCGCAATTCGGAACTCGTATCGAATCAGGAGCTCCTTCTGGGCGAGCTTCGCTCCGAACGGAAGGCGCTTGAAACCGAGTTTTCCCGGAAATACCCGAGGTTCGTCGAACTGCGAAAACCCTCGATCGTCACCATGGAAGAGCTGCAGAAAGACGTGTTACGGCCTGATGAAGTGATGCTGAGTTACTGGGTTGGCGAGGAGGAGTTGTCTGGCTTTCTCATCGATCCGAATCATGTCGCGTTCCTGACCCTGCCCGTTTCGCGACAACAGCTCCGTCGGAAGGTCGCCGCGTTTCAGCTGGCGATCTCACGGCTGGTGCCGGAGGATGCCTTCAAAGCGGCCGGGCTGGACCTCTACCAGACCGTTCTCGCGCCGTTCCTGGCCTCCCACACCATCGGCGCCTCGCAGACGCTCATCATCGTTCCTCACGACGCGCTGAGCTCCGTTTCCTTCGAGAGTCTTCCGGTGAGCGACGCGGGCGCGACGTTCCAGGACGTGGACTACCTGTTCCGCCATACGAACGTTGCATATATACCTTCAGCTACAATATTGAAGACGATGCGTTCGGACCGGAAATGCCGCGATTCGCTGAAAAAACCGACCCGGCCGGGACTCCTGCTCGGCGATCCCGTGTATTCGGAAGAACAACTGCAGGCCCCTGCTTCGGGAACGCCGGCGTCCGGCTCTCAGCGCTCCGCCCTGAACCCCGGGGCGCGGGATGTGGCGCTCGTCCTCAGCCAGGTCGACACGACGAAAGACCGGTCGGCGACCCGTGTCATTCGCGCCGCTCCAGACGGAAGCGTCTCTCTGACGCCGCTTCCCGGGACGCGCACCGAGGTCGAGACCATCGCGGGCATCCTGTATCCGCAGAAGAGCGACGGGAGCGTCCTGCTCGGGCCGGAGGCCCTGGAGAGCACCGTCAAGGCGCTGAACGCGTCGCAGACCCTGCAGGAGTTCGCCTTCCTGCATTTCGCATGCCACGGCATTCTGCCGGGCGAGGTGAAAGGGCTTGCCGAACCGTGCCTCGCGCTTTCGCTGTACGGAGATCCTGAGGAGGACGGCTTCCTCGAGATGGGTGAGATCTTCGGCCTGACCCTGAACGCCGAGATGGTGACCCTTTCCGCCTGCCAGACCGGCGTCGAGGACCCGACCGGGGCCGCACAGGGCATCTCCGGTCTTGCCCGCGCCTTCTTCTACGCCGGCGCCCCGCGGCTGACCGTCTCGCTCTGGAGCGTCAGCGACGAGGCCACCTCCGAGCTCATGTCCGGCTTCTACGGGAACCTGCAGGCCGGCACGCCCTCGCATCTCGACGCCCTCACCGCCGCCCGCCGCAGCCTTCTGGTCTCCCCCCGGTTCGCCCATCCCTACTTCTGGGCCCCCTTCATCCTGATCGGCGAGTGGCGGTAGCCGCGTTCCCGGTCGGAGAACAACGATGTCGGGAAGTTGCCCTCGAGACGGGAAAACCGGTCAGACGCCGGCGTCGTCTCGGTACACGAGGGCGATCCCGGCGCTGAGGTGGGCGCCCATCAGGATGATGATGCTGCAGATGTAGACCCAGAGCAACAGGGCCACGACGGCGGCCAGCGAGCCGTAGACGAGCTGGTAGCTGTTCCAGTCGCTTCCGAGAAACCAGGTGAACACGTGCTTGGTGATTTCCCAGCAGACGGCCGCGGAGAAGCCGCCAGCGACCGCTTCCCGCCATCGGACGCGCGTGTTCGGAACGAGCCGGTACAGCAGTGTGAACAGCGTGAAAATGCCGAAAAACGGGGTCAGCCGGACGAACCACCTGCCGGCAAAACTCATGCCGGCGAAAAACTCGTGGCCCATGATCGAGGCGATCTTGAGGGAGAGGTTGAATGCGGCGGTCGCGACGAGCGAAACGACGACGAAGCAGATCAGGCTTGCGACCATGACCAGGGCGAGGAACCGCTCGTGCAAAAAATTGCGGGCCGGCGCGCCTTTCCAGGCCTGGTTGATGTTCTGCGAGATGCCGGCGAACACCCCCGTGGCCGACCAGAGCAGAACGGCCATGCCGAGAACGCCGACCGTTCCCCGAAGCTCGATGACCTGCCGGATGTTTTCACTGACGATGGTGCGCGAGCCGGGCAGGAACTGGTCGCAGTAACTCAGCACCTCCGCCTGCAGTTCGTTGCTCTGCAGGACCGAACTGTAGATCGCGATGAGAAAGATCAGGAGCGGGAAAAGTGAGAATATTGCATAATATGCAATTGCCGCGGCCGCTTCCAAGGCCTCGGTTTCGGTAACCCGCTGGTTGATGACGACGACCAGCCGGAACAGTCGGTCGATCCCTTCGGGTAGGGCGAAGCGCTTTGTCATGGTGCGATCCGTCTCACGATGACGGAAGGATACCAGAATCAGACCAGCAGGGAAAACCCCCAGTCGGAGACGGGGTGATCACGCTGCGCGAGGCACGGGACGACCGGATACAGGTCCTGCTGGAGCAGGAAGGGGAGATCGTCGGCCATGCCGATGCGCATCACGGCCTGACCCGCGCCGGAATTCCGCAGCAGTTTCAGGGGATCGCGGTAATACCCGTAGACCGCCAGCGCGGCCTGGCCGCCTTCGCCGACCTCGAACGGCCGGTCCGAGGGAATCTGGCTCATCAGCCGCGAGACGAGAAACCCGGCGCAGTAGGCGTCGTCGATCGCGAACCGCTCTTCGCGACCTGCGCAGACCATCGTGATGTCCAGCCCGCCCCTCGTCGCCGCGGCGAGGGCCGCCTCGACGACGGCGCCGGCGTTGAGGAACGAGCCGAGAAACACGTGCGGGGCCAGGTTCACGTCGGCAACGGCCCGCGTGCCGTTGCTCGACGTGAACACTACGGTCCTGCCCTCGAGATCGAGGTTCGCGTATTCCCGCGGGCTGTTGCCGTGGTCGAATCCCTCGGGAAGTACCCCGCCCCGCTCCCCGCACAGCATCGGATGCACCTTCTGCTGCGAGGCGAACTTCATCGCCTTCTGCACCGTCGGCGTCAGGATCACCTTCGCGGGCTTCCTCGAGAAGATGACCTGGAGCGTGGAGGTCGACCTGAGGACGTCCACCACGATGCAGACCTTGCTCGAGGGCGCCTGCACCTGGTCGGGGGTGAAGGCGACGTCAATGTTCATGGCCGTCCGGCTCGTCGTCGGACTTGAGAAGCTCGCGCATGCCGATTTCCAGGAGGGCGCGCCGCGAATCGTCGAGCGTCGCCCGCGTCTCCTGCCTGGCCGCGTCGATCTGCGAAAGCAGCGTTTCACGATGCGGCGGAGCCGCTTCCCCGAGCAGCAGGGTGATCAGCTTGTCGAGACGAGCGTTCCGGGTGTTCAGCTCCTGCAGGTTCTGAAGGACGAGAGACAGGGTCTGGCTGACCTGGTCGGCTGGCGGGGGCGCAGCGCCCACCTCTTCCCCAAGAGCCGCGCGAATTTCCCGCAGAGACTTCCCTTCGGACCGGGCGAGCTGCATGATGCGTCTCAGGACATCGACATGCTCCTGGCGGTATTTCCGATGTCCGCCCGCCGTTCGTTCGGCGGTGAGGCTTCTGGGAAACTGGGTTTCGTAGTAGCGGATCGTGTGCGCCGCGAGACCGGTGATGCGGCAGACCTCGGCCATGCTGAATCGTTTATCCATGATGAACGTGGGTCTCCCTCAGAAACGCGGCCAGACGGCCCGGCCACTGCTCGGGCCTGGAAACGACCGCCACCAGGAAGAAAACGGCAATGCACAAGGCGATGCAGAACATGACGACCTCCCTGTTGAATTGGAATGAACTACCGGGTTTCGGATCCTGGGTCTGAACATCCGCTCCTTTCGGGTATTCTCAGTCGTTTTGCGCCCCGATGGGCGTCAGGGCGCCGGCGATGGCCGCCTCGGCGCCGCCGATGACGGCGTCGGCGAATTTCCAGAGCTGTCGCTCCGCCTCCGCTGGCGATGCACGGCGGAGAGGAGCCGGCCGTGCGGGTTCGGAAATGGCCTGCGCGGGTTCGGCGATCTCGCCGGCCGAGATGCCCCCGACCCCTCGGGGTTCGGACGTCACCGTCGTTGCCTGAGGCCGGACGAGAGCGCTCCTGCGATCCATTTCCCGCGGCGCCGCCGCCCGAACGTCTTCCAATTCGGCGCTTGCGACGATGATCTCGGTCTGGGGGGCCGCGCCGCCGGCGATTTCCGCCAGCCGCCGCCGGACGTCGATATCGGGCGGACGTTCCGGCCCCATGGCGA
This region includes:
- a CDS encoding ATP-binding protein — translated: MCLGETVAFAGEPRVVRVGVYQNEPKIFLSKTGRPSGIFVDIIEQVANDEGWRLEYIFGTWTDGLARLASGDIDLMPDVAFSAERERIYAFHREPVMSSWAQVYARPGSGIKSILDLKGRSIAVLERSIQQAAFEKLAAEFGLKPTIIQFPDYDRVFAAVAAGEADAAVANSFYGMTHFRRYGVEDTAVIFQPSTLYFAAPKGSGDDMLMALDRRLRLMKEDPGSAYYRSMKRWLSEEAPFRIPDWVRAAAGIGIAGLLISLSGSFLLKRQVQARTLELKQANEQMIVMDRILRDTATRLDVDAVIVNALNGVRDLTGIDGGLLCLTNRDTDELELRVIVNAPEGLENMLKAKPVHLGEGLLGVAAQLHEPSVFEENASEHPLVTREEFRRSGIRLFAAFPLKAREGTVGVLCVFSRTIARLDPMKRNLVWDICGPLALAVENARLYDQVRRHSEELERRVVERTSELQSAMEQARAADRIKSAFLATMSHELRTPLNSIIGFTGILLQGLAGPLNEEQTKQMTMVQVSSRHLLDLINDVLDISKIEAGQLKLSPTRFDPMVSLEKTVRMMHPAAEKKGLDLRLETAGELFEVTADQRRFEQILLNIVNNAVKYSERGSVVIRCRAIDGDTLTVAVSDTGIGIAGEDLERLFQPFQQVDSGLTRKFEGTGLGLSISRKLLELMGGTIDVESEPGRGSTFTIRLPRLPKERG
- a CDS encoding response regulator, translated to MSRKLLIIEDNEQNLYLMQFLLEKRGFETVGVRNGRDAVKTALELAPAAILLDIQLPGMDGYAVAAELKKHAELDGIPIIAVTSYAMVGDRETILAAGATGYIEKPIDPETFVSEISAFLSERRRGE
- a CDS encoding 2-phosphosulfolactate phosphatase; the encoded protein is MNIDVAFTPDQVQAPSSKVCIVVDVLRSTSTLQVIFSRKPAKVILTPTVQKAMKFASQQKVHPMLCGERGGVLPEGFDHGNSPREYANLDLEGRTVVFTSSNGTRAVADVNLAPHVFLGSFLNAGAVVEAALAAATRGGLDITMVCAGREERFAIDDAYCAGFLVSRLMSQIPSDRPFEVGEGGQAALAVYGYYRDPLKLLRNSGAGQAVMRIGMADDLPFLLQQDLYPVVPCLAQRDHPVSDWGFSLLV
- a CDS encoding response regulator produces the protein MKILIVDDREDGRYLLEALLAGNGYEVESAANGRDALGKLRAGGIDAIVSDILMPVMDGFQFCQTVKADAALGRIPFVFYTATYTSPQDEAFALRLGADLFLRKPTEPDELLAKIRNVIRKEALPAKTAPSASEEDVLRLYNERLVHKLEQKMLEAELSARDLEEEKRRFKRLVDELPIGVILLDRNGAFRYVNPRFVALFGYALEELPDLAAWRLKAYPDAGYRENVTRRWQEAKASGCQPESWMVRIKCRDGAIRQVRIHPSFLDNGDQVVTFVDVSDQVRMEENLRQAQKMEAIATLAGGIAHDFNNLLAAIMGFAELAAHEIPPGSPAAKHLGGILPAAERAKQLVGKILAFSRQSEQERVPLALHLVVEEVLSFLRSALPATIEIRPEIDRDCVAFADATQIHQVVMNLCTNAFHAMKERGGVLHVALKRVTLSPEQAKLLPGLAPGEYAKLTIRDTGCGMTPEILSKIYNPYFTTKSEGEGTGLGLSISHGIIESHLGAIDVASEPGVGTTFDVYLPQMESRPETFGDAGEEPIPCGCERILFVDDDAGLTFLVREMLRLQGYQVETCTTGAAALEFIRSDPRAIDLVITDLFMPQMTGYELAAEILRLRNDMPLILCSGTATAQVASKAEACGFREFISKPFTRRDLAAAVRRVLDHLR
- a CDS encoding helix-turn-helix domain-containing protein, whose protein sequence is MDKRFSMAEVCRITGLAAHTIRYYETQFPRSLTAERTAGGHRKYRQEHVDVLRRIMQLARSEGKSLREIRAALGEEVGAAPPPADQVSQTLSLVLQNLQELNTRNARLDKLITLLLGEAAPPHRETLLSQIDAARQETRATLDDSRRALLEIGMRELLKSDDEPDGHEH
- a CDS encoding YihY/virulence factor BrkB family protein, which produces MTKRFALPEGIDRLFRLVVVINQRVTETEALEAAAAIAYYAIFSLFPLLIFLIAIYSSVLQSNELQAEVLSYCDQFLPGSRTIVSENIRQVIELRGTVGVLGMAVLLWSATGVFAGISQNINQAWKGAPARNFLHERFLALVMVASLICFVVVSLVATAAFNLSLKIASIMGHEFFAGMSFAGRWFVRLTPFFGIFTLFTLLYRLVPNTRVRWREAVAGGFSAAVCWEITKHVFTWFLGSDWNSYQLVYGSLAAVVALLLWVYICSIIILMGAHLSAGIALVYRDDAGV
- a CDS encoding tetratricopeptide repeat protein; translation: MTCSLMVIAIHICCCALPGEQELRDLTEKAMSFAGRGRFGEAIPLLEQAVRSCGTVYGEESLEAAAQLNLLATMYANGRRFSEAESAHRRALDMMVTKLGNDHPIVASVMCNMGDSLRKGSDYAGAEPLYKKALAIQENVFGKERPEVAITLNSLGLLYQEQGKSDLAEPLFRRALDIRERAFGKDHPKVAESVNNLAVAYVSLGRYDEAEPLYLRTLETDEKLLGKDHPTIVADLNELAELYRAWGKFAQAEPLCRRAGEICEKTLGKNHPETAVSMTVLAKLDLELGKYSEAENLQKRVLEMNRSAFGPDHPTTAAAIGNLGSIYDAQGKYFEAADEFRKALRIIEKILGPAHPHVATVMGNLSSVCKSMGKYREAEQLALQTLAIREKAFGKEHPDVAGTLNNLAFLYAVQGKYSEAEPLYKRALEISEKVLGREKVAICLNNLAGLYRDQGKMAEAEPLYLRALEIREHIYGKEHPAVAVSLNNLAEVNEAQSEQLYLRALAILEKALGADHPNVATALGNLSNLCRLQKRYAEAEAFQKRALEIREKALGSDSADVATSLNSLAMLYAEQGKFELAESLFTRALRIWENVLGGDHPTVALTLNHLAALKKDQQNYPAALDFFIRGIQALERSSQLAGGEDFSGKFRQDQASNTSLFLSAVASYRKETPDDAGLYLAQGFRATEYSRSRAFLDQMAKASAEKMSGITEDDLQRLRSLDFRLRTLQEAKAREVMKSLKDRNSELVSNQELLLGELRSERKALETEFSRKYPRFVELRKPSIVTMEELQKDVLRPDEVMLSYWVGEEELSGFLIDPNHVAFLTLPVSRQQLRRKVAAFQLAISRLVPEDAFKAAGLDLYQTVLAPFLASHTIGASQTLIIVPHDALSSVSFESLPVSDAGATFQDVDYLFRHTNVAYIPSATILKTMRSDRKCRDSLKKPTRPGLLLGDPVYSEEQLQAPASGTPASGSQRSALNPGARDVALVLSQVDTTKDRSATRVIRAAPDGSVSLTPLPGTRTEVETIAGILYPQKSDGSVLLGPEALESTVKALNASQTLQEFAFLHFACHGILPGEVKGLAEPCLALSLYGDPEEDGFLEMGEIFGLTLNAEMVTLSACQTGVEDPTGAAQGISGLARAFFYAGAPRLTVSLWSVSDEATSELMSGFYGNLQAGTPSHLDALTAARRSLLVSPRFAHPYFWAPFILIGEWR